AAACAATCCAGCGCCCGCACTTTTTGAGGACAAACTTGTCTGCCGTGAGGCATGGTTTGTAGTGCTCATGATGTTAATTCTTTTTGATTTTGAATCGATAAGCTTTCCAGTACGGGTTTAATAATTTCCAGATTAGCCTCTACCAGTGAATAGAAGACCGTCTGACCAACCTTCTTATCTTTTACGAGCCCACCGTCTTTCAATTTTCGTAGGTGCTGAGAAACCCCGCCCACAGAGATATCCAGGATATCACTAAGATCACAGG
This Marinoscillum sp. 108 DNA region includes the following protein-coding sequences:
- a CDS encoding helix-turn-helix transcriptional regulator, translating into MSNTCIRVLADPVQIKECKETLSRLEEQLDLTTKIFNLAGNAARLKILFLLHKEGEMCPCDLSDILDISVGGVSQHLRKLKDGGLVKDKKVGQTVFYSLVEANLEIIKPVLESLSIQNQKELTS